The nucleotide window TGCGTGGCGCGACATACTCATGAGCGGAAGTGATAACGCCAGGAACAGGCAAGGCCTTGCGATTGAGTTTGCCACTGGTTGTCAACGGCATTTGGGCCAGCGAAGTGTAAGTCGTTGGCAGCATGTAATCGGGTAATTGTTTTTGTAAAAAGGTTTTCAGTGCCTGATTGTCAAGCGTTTCATCCTGATTTTGCCACACGATATAGGCGGCCAGCTGTGTCAGGCCGGGCCTGTCTTCGCGCAACAGTACGGCGGCTTCACTGATAGCAGGGTGTAGACATAAGGCCGCTTCTATCTCGCCAAGCTCAATACGTAAGCCTCGGAGTTTGACTTGGTGGTCAATGCGTCCGAGGTACTCAATGTTACCGTCTTCAAGATAACGCGCACGATCACCGGTTTTATACAGGCGCTCGCCCTGATTACCGAAGGGGTGAGGGATAAACGCTTGAGCGGTTAACCCGGGACGGTTGATATACGCCCGTGCCAGACCGATTCCGCCAAGATAGAGCTCGCCGGGTACGCCGACGGGAAGCGGATTAAGATACGAGTCCAGAATATAGGTTTGGGTATTGGCGATGGGTTTTCCAATAGGCACCCGCAACGGGTCGGCCTGTGCGGAACAGTTCCAGGCCGTTACATCAATAGAGGCCTCTGTGGGACCGTACAAGTTGTGCAGATCGGCACTGAGTAGCGTTTGACAGCGTTGTTGCAAGGCCGGCGTTAAGGCCTCTCCGCTACAAATAATTCGCTGTAGTGATGTCGCGCTGTCCGCGGGTAATTGCTCGAGAAAGACCTGAAGCATAGACGGCACAAAGTGAATCGTGGTAATGCGCTGTTGATCAATGATGTGGCTGAGATACGCCGAGTCTTTATGTCCATCGGGTCTGGCCACGACCAGACAGGCACCGGTGATGAGCGGCCAGAAAAACTCCCAACCCGACACGTCGAAGCTGAACGGTGTTTTCTGCAACACGCGGTCATGGGGGCGCAGCCTAAAGTGATCTTGCATCCACAGCAGGCGGTTGCGAAGGCCGGCGTGAGAAATAGCGACGCCCTTAGGTTGACCGGTGGAGCCGGAGGTGTAGAGGACATAGGCCAGGTTGTCGGGTGCGGGAGTAGGCAAAACGACGACGCTGGCGTCCCGAATTTGAGGCCAGAGCGTGTCGACACAAACAGGGTCGACCGCGAGTGCAGGTAAGGTGGTGAGCAAATGCTGTTGCGTGAGCAGTAGCGGGGCTTGCGTGTCCTGCAGGATAAACTGCAAGCGTGCTGTAGGGTATTCAGGATCAAGCGGCACATAGGCGCCGCCAGCCTTGAGAATACCCAACAGGGCGACGACCATATCGAAGGAGCGTTCCATACACACGCCGACCAGGACATCAGGGCCGACTCCTTGTGCGCGTAAATAATAGGCAAGCTGATTGGCGCGTCTGTTGAGTTGGGCGTAAGTCAGGGATTGATCTTCAAATACCACGGCGAGTGCATCAGGCGTATGCGCGGCATGTGCATCGAGCAAGGTATGCAGATAGGGCGTGACCGGATAGGTGACAGAGGTGTCGTTCCAATCGAGCATTTTCTGTTGCCACTGTTCCTTGTCCAAAAGCAGCAAATCACTGAGACGTGCATGAGGATTGGCCACGACCTGTTCGAGTAATTGACCGAACATGTTCGTCCAGTGTTCTATAGTTTTTGCATCAAACAGATCCTTATCGTACTGCCAGCTTCCTTTAATGCCTTGAGGCGATTCGACTAGAAAGAGTTCTAAGTCGAAGCGAACTATGGGGTTGGGCGTATCCACGTTTTGGAGTTGTAGTTCGCCTTCCTTGAGAGACGGTTTCGGTGCGTTTTGCAAACCAAAAAGTACTTGAAATAGCGGAGAATAGCTCATTTCCCGCTCAACATTCAGGCTGTCAATAAGTTGTTCAAAAGGGAGATCTTGATGTGAATAGCTGTCAAGTATGGTATGTCTGGTTTTGGATAGCAGTTCTGTGAATGAAGGATTGTCATCCATAGATGTACGAATAACCAAAGTGTTGGCAAAAAAACCAATTAGTGGTTCCAGTTCACTATGGCGTCGGTTAGCGATAGGTGTGCCGACGCATATGTCAGACTGGTTGCTGAGTTTTGATAGTAAAACATGCAAGGCGGTCATCAATGTCATAAACAGAGTTGCACCTTGTTGTAAACTGAGTTTGCTGAGTTTCTGGCTTAGAGCACTTGGCAGATTAATCGGGAGTGAGGCGCCTCGATACCCCTGTACAGAGGGGCGTGGTCGGTCAGTCGGAAGTTCCAGTAGTTGAGGTGCACTTTCCAATTGATTTTTCCAATAGGACAACTGCTGCTCTAATACTTCGCCTTTTAACCAGTTGCGTTGCCAATAGGCAAAATCTGCGTATTGTATTGCCAGCGGTGGTAATGGATTTGGTGCATTATGTGTGAAGCTGGTGTATAAAATTGACAATTCCCGTGTAAGAACTCCCATCGACCAACCATCCGAAATGATATGATGCATGCTAAGTATCACTATATGATGGGTAGGACTCAAACGAAGCAACGTAGTACGAAAGAGAGGACCTTTGCTGAGATCAAAGATTGTACAAGACTCGGCTTTGACAAGTTGATACATGTGCGCTTCAGCATCGCGTTCATTTAAATCACTCAGGTCAATAATTGGAAGTGCTAAACCGCTTGGTGGGTCTATAACCTGTCTCGGAGTTCCTTCGTCGTTAACAAAAACCGTACGCAAAGCCTCGTGTCGAGCAACGACAGTAGTAAACGTTCTATGCAGTGCAGCGATATTTAATGGGCCACTTAAACGTACCGGCATGTGTATGTTATACAGAGAATTATTTGGAAGTAGCTGGTCTATAAACCAAAGTCGTTGTTGAGCAAATGATAATGGAATTTTGTCATCAGAGGACACAGGCCTTGTGGTGATTGCAGATTTTTCGTTTGTCGCTTCATTTAGAAAATCTATGATTTCACTTTTTCTATTTTTAATCTCATTATATATTTCTGTGGGGATAACGCCGTTTGGCGCCAGGCAACGAAGCATCCCGTTATCTAGATACAATCTAATTCCATTCTTTTGAACTTCATTTATTAACTTCAATATACTCATAAAATCCTCATACGATCTATCTTACAGCTATTGCATGCGAGTATTAGCCCATATATAACGGCAGCTAGAATTCAATTTCCCGGTAGTTTTCTTCCGTGGCT belongs to Gammaproteobacteria bacterium and includes:
- a CDS encoding amino acid adenylation domain-containing protein — its product is MSILKLINEVQKNGIRLYLDNGMLRCLAPNGVIPTEIYNEIKNRKSEIIDFLNEATNEKSAITTRPVSSDDKIPLSFAQQRLWFIDQLLPNNSLYNIHMPVRLSGPLNIAALHRTFTTVVARHEALRTVFVNDEGTPRQVIDPPSGLALPIIDLSDLNERDAEAHMYQLVKAESCTIFDLSKGPLFRTTLLRLSPTHHIVILSMHHIISDGWSMGVLTRELSILYTSFTHNAPNPLPPLAIQYADFAYWQRNWLKGEVLEQQLSYWKNQLESAPQLLELPTDRPRPSVQGYRGASLPINLPSALSQKLSKLSLQQGATLFMTLMTALHVLLSKLSNQSDICVGTPIANRRHSELEPLIGFFANTLVIRTSMDDNPSFTELLSKTRHTILDSYSHQDLPFEQLIDSLNVEREMSYSPLFQVLFGLQNAPKPSLKEGELQLQNVDTPNPIVRFDLELFLVESPQGIKGSWQYDKDLFDAKTIEHWTNMFGQLLEQVVANPHARLSDLLLLDKEQWQQKMLDWNDTSVTYPVTPYLHTLLDAHAAHTPDALAVVFEDQSLTYAQLNRRANQLAYYLRAQGVGPDVLVGVCMERSFDMVVALLGILKAGGAYVPLDPEYPTARLQFILQDTQAPLLLTQQHLLTTLPALAVDPVCVDTLWPQIRDASVVVLPTPAPDNLAYVLYTSGSTGQPKGVAISHAGLRNRLLWMQDHFRLRPHDRVLQKTPFSFDVSGWEFFWPLITGACLVVARPDGHKDSAYLSHIIDQQRITTIHFVPSMLQVFLEQLPADSATSLQRIICSGEALTPALQQRCQTLLSADLHNLYGPTEASIDVTAWNCSAQADPLRVPIGKPIANTQTYILDSYLNPLPVGVPGELYLGGIGLARAYINRPGLTAQAFIPHPFGNQGERLYKTGDRARYLEDGNIEYLGRIDHQVKLRGLRIELGEIEAALCLHPAISEAAVLLREDRPGLTQLAAYIVWQNQDETLDNQALKTFLQKQLPDYMLPTTYTSLAQMPLTTSGKLNRKALPVPGVITSAHEYVAPR